One window of Myripristis murdjan chromosome 8, fMyrMur1.1, whole genome shotgun sequence genomic DNA carries:
- the elavl3 gene encoding ELAV-like protein 3 isoform X5, translating to MVTQIISTMETQVSNGPSGTSLPNGPVISTNGATDDSKTNLIVNYLPQNMTQEEFKSLFGSIGEIESCKLVRDKITGQSLGYGFVNYVDPNDADKAINTLNGLKLQTKTIKVSYARPSSASIRDANLYVSGLPKTMSQKDMEQLFSQYGRIITSRILVDQVTAGISRGVGFIRFDKRNEAEEAIKGLNGQKPLGAAEPITVKFANNPSQKTGQALLTQLYQTAARRYTGPLHHQTQRFSVIPPFGKGPDPNNSTKPISPSLLPRFSPITIDSMTSLAGVNLTGPTGAGWCIFVYNLSPEADESVLWQLFGPFGAVTNVKVIRDFTTNKCKGFGFVTMTNYDEAAMAIASLNGYRLGDRVLQVSFKTSKQHKA from the exons ATGGTTACT CAGATAATCAGCACCATGGAAACCCAGGTGTCCAACGGTCCAAGCGGAACCAGTCTGCCCAATGGTCCAGTCATCAGCACCAATGGCGCCACGGATGATAGCAAAACCAACCTGATCGTCAATTATCTGCCTCAAAACATGACCCAGGAAGAGTTCAAAAGTCTGTTTGGTAGCATTGGAGAGATTGAGTCCTGCAAGCTAGTTAGAGACAAGATAACAG GACAGAGTTTGGGTTATGGCTTTGTAAACTACGTGGATCCTAATGATGCAGACAAGGCCATCAACACACTCAATGGTCTAaaactgcagacaaaaacaatcaaa GTATCATATGCCCGGCCAAGCTCGGCTTCCATTCGTGACGCCAACCTTTACGTGAGTGGCCTCCCCAAGACCATGAGCCAGAAGGACATGGAACAGCTGTTCTCCCAATATGGCCGCATTATCACATCCCGCATCCTAGTGGACCAAGTTACAG CAGGCATATCGCGAGGAGTGGGCTTCATCCGGTTTGACAAGCGAAATGAGGCAGAGGAGGCCATCAAAGGTCTGAATGGGCAGAAGCCCTTGGGTGCTGCTGAGCCCATCACTGTCAAGTTCGCCAACAACCCCAGCCAGAAGACAGGCCAGGCCTTACTGACCCAGCTGTACCAGACTGCTGCCCGCCGCTATACAGGCCCCTTGCACCACCAAACTCAGCGTTTCAG TGTGATCCCTCCATTTGGAAAGGGACCTGATCCAAATAACAGCACAAAACCAAT ttctccctctcttctccccagATTCTCCCCGATCACCATTGACAGCATGACCAGCCTGGCTGGGGTCAACCTGACTGGGCCAACTGGAGCTGGCTGGTGCATCTTTGTGTACAACCTGTCCCCCGAGGCGGACGAGAGCGTCCTGTGGCAGCTCTTCGGGCCCTTCGGTGCTGTCACTAACGTCAAGGTCATCCGTGACTTCACCACCAACAAATGTAAGGGCTTTGGCTTTGTCACCATGACCAACTACGATGAAGCTGCCATGGCCATCGCTAGCCTCAACGGCTACCGCCTGGGCGACCGCGTGCTGCAGGTTTCCTTCAAGACCAGCAAGCAGCACAAGGcctga
- the elavl3 gene encoding ELAV-like protein 3 isoform X1: MVTQIISTMETQVSNGPSGTSLPNGPVISTNGATDDSKTNLIVNYLPQNMTQEEFKSLFGSIGEIESCKLVRDKITGQSLGYGFVNYVDPNDADKAINTLNGLKLQTKTIKVSYARPSSASIRDANLYVSGLPKTMSQKDMEQLFSQYGRIITSRILVDQVTAGISRGVGFIRFDKRNEAEEAIKGLNGQKPLGAAEPITVKFANNPSQKTGQALLTQLYQTAARRYTGPLHHQTQRFSVIPPFGKGPDPNNSTKPILDNLLNASYGVKSSPSLLPRFSPITIDSMTSLAGVNLTGPTGAGWCIFVYNLSPEADESVLWQLFGPFGAVTNVKVIRDFTTNKCKGFGFVTMTNYDEAAMAIASLNGYRLGDRVLQVSFKTSKQHKA; encoded by the exons ATGGTTACT CAGATAATCAGCACCATGGAAACCCAGGTGTCCAACGGTCCAAGCGGAACCAGTCTGCCCAATGGTCCAGTCATCAGCACCAATGGCGCCACGGATGATAGCAAAACCAACCTGATCGTCAATTATCTGCCTCAAAACATGACCCAGGAAGAGTTCAAAAGTCTGTTTGGTAGCATTGGAGAGATTGAGTCCTGCAAGCTAGTTAGAGACAAGATAACAG GACAGAGTTTGGGTTATGGCTTTGTAAACTACGTGGATCCTAATGATGCAGACAAGGCCATCAACACACTCAATGGTCTAaaactgcagacaaaaacaatcaaa GTATCATATGCCCGGCCAAGCTCGGCTTCCATTCGTGACGCCAACCTTTACGTGAGTGGCCTCCCCAAGACCATGAGCCAGAAGGACATGGAACAGCTGTTCTCCCAATATGGCCGCATTATCACATCCCGCATCCTAGTGGACCAAGTTACAG CAGGCATATCGCGAGGAGTGGGCTTCATCCGGTTTGACAAGCGAAATGAGGCAGAGGAGGCCATCAAAGGTCTGAATGGGCAGAAGCCCTTGGGTGCTGCTGAGCCCATCACTGTCAAGTTCGCCAACAACCCCAGCCAGAAGACAGGCCAGGCCTTACTGACCCAGCTGTACCAGACTGCTGCCCGCCGCTATACAGGCCCCTTGCACCACCAAACTCAGCGTTTCAG TGTGATCCCTCCATTTGGAAAGGGACCTGATCCAAATAACAGCACAAAACCAAT ACTCGACAATTTACTAAACGCCAGCTACGGAGTCAAGAG ttctccctctcttctccccagATTCTCCCCGATCACCATTGACAGCATGACCAGCCTGGCTGGGGTCAACCTGACTGGGCCAACTGGAGCTGGCTGGTGCATCTTTGTGTACAACCTGTCCCCCGAGGCGGACGAGAGCGTCCTGTGGCAGCTCTTCGGGCCCTTCGGTGCTGTCACTAACGTCAAGGTCATCCGTGACTTCACCACCAACAAATGTAAGGGCTTTGGCTTTGTCACCATGACCAACTACGATGAAGCTGCCATGGCCATCGCTAGCCTCAACGGCTACCGCCTGGGCGACCGCGTGCTGCAGGTTTCCTTCAAGACCAGCAAGCAGCACAAGGcctga
- the elavl3 gene encoding ELAV-like protein 3 isoform X12, with translation MVTQIISTMETQVSNGPSGTSLPNGPVISTNGATDDSKTNLIVNYLPQNMTQEEFKSLFGSIGEIESCKLVRDKITGQSLGYGFVNYVDPNDADKAINTLNGLKLQTKTIKVSYARPSSASIRDANLYVSGLPKTMSQKDMEQLFSQYGRIITSRILVDQVTAGISRGVGFIRFDKRNEAEEAIKGLNGQKPLGAAEPITVKFANNPSQKTGQALLTQLYQTAARRYTGPLHHQTQRFRFSPITIDSMTSLAGVNLTGPTGAGWCIFVYNLSPEADESVLWQLFGPFGAVTNVKVIRDFTTNKCKGFGFVTMTNYDEAAMAIASLNGYRLGDRVLQVSFKTSKQHKA, from the exons ATGGTTACT CAGATAATCAGCACCATGGAAACCCAGGTGTCCAACGGTCCAAGCGGAACCAGTCTGCCCAATGGTCCAGTCATCAGCACCAATGGCGCCACGGATGATAGCAAAACCAACCTGATCGTCAATTATCTGCCTCAAAACATGACCCAGGAAGAGTTCAAAAGTCTGTTTGGTAGCATTGGAGAGATTGAGTCCTGCAAGCTAGTTAGAGACAAGATAACAG GACAGAGTTTGGGTTATGGCTTTGTAAACTACGTGGATCCTAATGATGCAGACAAGGCCATCAACACACTCAATGGTCTAaaactgcagacaaaaacaatcaaa GTATCATATGCCCGGCCAAGCTCGGCTTCCATTCGTGACGCCAACCTTTACGTGAGTGGCCTCCCCAAGACCATGAGCCAGAAGGACATGGAACAGCTGTTCTCCCAATATGGCCGCATTATCACATCCCGCATCCTAGTGGACCAAGTTACAG CAGGCATATCGCGAGGAGTGGGCTTCATCCGGTTTGACAAGCGAAATGAGGCAGAGGAGGCCATCAAAGGTCTGAATGGGCAGAAGCCCTTGGGTGCTGCTGAGCCCATCACTGTCAAGTTCGCCAACAACCCCAGCCAGAAGACAGGCCAGGCCTTACTGACCCAGCTGTACCAGACTGCTGCCCGCCGCTATACAGGCCCCTTGCACCACCAAACTCAGCGTTTCAG ATTCTCCCCGATCACCATTGACAGCATGACCAGCCTGGCTGGGGTCAACCTGACTGGGCCAACTGGAGCTGGCTGGTGCATCTTTGTGTACAACCTGTCCCCCGAGGCGGACGAGAGCGTCCTGTGGCAGCTCTTCGGGCCCTTCGGTGCTGTCACTAACGTCAAGGTCATCCGTGACTTCACCACCAACAAATGTAAGGGCTTTGGCTTTGTCACCATGACCAACTACGATGAAGCTGCCATGGCCATCGCTAGCCTCAACGGCTACCGCCTGGGCGACCGCGTGCTGCAGGTTTCCTTCAAGACCAGCAAGCAGCACAAGGcctga
- the elavl3 gene encoding ELAV-like protein 3 isoform X8: MVTQIISTMETQVSNGPSGTSLPNGPVISTNGATDDSKTNLIVNYLPQNMTQEEFKSLFGSIGEIESCKLVRDKITGQSLGYGFVNYVDPNDADKAINTLNGLKLQTKTIKVSYARPSSASIRDANLYVSGLPKTMSQKDMEQLFSQYGRIITSRILVDQVTAGISRGVGFIRFDKRNEAEEAIKGLNGQKPLGAAEPITVKFANNPSQKTGQALLTQLYQTAARRYTGPLHHQTQRFRLDNLLNASYGVKRFSPITIDSMTSLAGVNLTGPTGAGWCIFVYNLSPEADESVLWQLFGPFGAVTNVKVIRDFTTNKCKGFGFVTMTNYDEAAMAIASLNGYRLGDRVLQVSFKTSKQHKA, from the exons ATGGTTACT CAGATAATCAGCACCATGGAAACCCAGGTGTCCAACGGTCCAAGCGGAACCAGTCTGCCCAATGGTCCAGTCATCAGCACCAATGGCGCCACGGATGATAGCAAAACCAACCTGATCGTCAATTATCTGCCTCAAAACATGACCCAGGAAGAGTTCAAAAGTCTGTTTGGTAGCATTGGAGAGATTGAGTCCTGCAAGCTAGTTAGAGACAAGATAACAG GACAGAGTTTGGGTTATGGCTTTGTAAACTACGTGGATCCTAATGATGCAGACAAGGCCATCAACACACTCAATGGTCTAaaactgcagacaaaaacaatcaaa GTATCATATGCCCGGCCAAGCTCGGCTTCCATTCGTGACGCCAACCTTTACGTGAGTGGCCTCCCCAAGACCATGAGCCAGAAGGACATGGAACAGCTGTTCTCCCAATATGGCCGCATTATCACATCCCGCATCCTAGTGGACCAAGTTACAG CAGGCATATCGCGAGGAGTGGGCTTCATCCGGTTTGACAAGCGAAATGAGGCAGAGGAGGCCATCAAAGGTCTGAATGGGCAGAAGCCCTTGGGTGCTGCTGAGCCCATCACTGTCAAGTTCGCCAACAACCCCAGCCAGAAGACAGGCCAGGCCTTACTGACCCAGCTGTACCAGACTGCTGCCCGCCGCTATACAGGCCCCTTGCACCACCAAACTCAGCGTTTCAG ACTCGACAATTTACTAAACGCCAGCTACGGAGTCAAGAG ATTCTCCCCGATCACCATTGACAGCATGACCAGCCTGGCTGGGGTCAACCTGACTGGGCCAACTGGAGCTGGCTGGTGCATCTTTGTGTACAACCTGTCCCCCGAGGCGGACGAGAGCGTCCTGTGGCAGCTCTTCGGGCCCTTCGGTGCTGTCACTAACGTCAAGGTCATCCGTGACTTCACCACCAACAAATGTAAGGGCTTTGGCTTTGTCACCATGACCAACTACGATGAAGCTGCCATGGCCATCGCTAGCCTCAACGGCTACCGCCTGGGCGACCGCGTGCTGCAGGTTTCCTTCAAGACCAGCAAGCAGCACAAGGcctga
- the elavl3 gene encoding ELAV-like protein 3 isoform X11: MVTQIISTMETQVSNGPSGTSLPNGPVISTNGATDDSKTNLIVNYLPQNMTQEEFKSLFGSIGEIESCKLVRDKITGQSLGYGFVNYVDPNDADKAINTLNGLKLQTKTIKVSYARPSSASIRDANLYVSGLPKTMSQKDMEQLFSQYGRIITSRILVDQVTAGISRGVGFIRFDKRNEAEEAIKGLNGQKPLGAAEPITVKFANNPSQKTGQALLTQLYQTAARRYTGPLHHQTQRFSSPSLLPRFSPITIDSMTSLAGVNLTGPTGAGWCIFVYNLSPEADESVLWQLFGPFGAVTNVKVIRDFTTNKCKGFGFVTMTNYDEAAMAIASLNGYRLGDRVLQVSFKTSKQHKA; the protein is encoded by the exons ATGGTTACT CAGATAATCAGCACCATGGAAACCCAGGTGTCCAACGGTCCAAGCGGAACCAGTCTGCCCAATGGTCCAGTCATCAGCACCAATGGCGCCACGGATGATAGCAAAACCAACCTGATCGTCAATTATCTGCCTCAAAACATGACCCAGGAAGAGTTCAAAAGTCTGTTTGGTAGCATTGGAGAGATTGAGTCCTGCAAGCTAGTTAGAGACAAGATAACAG GACAGAGTTTGGGTTATGGCTTTGTAAACTACGTGGATCCTAATGATGCAGACAAGGCCATCAACACACTCAATGGTCTAaaactgcagacaaaaacaatcaaa GTATCATATGCCCGGCCAAGCTCGGCTTCCATTCGTGACGCCAACCTTTACGTGAGTGGCCTCCCCAAGACCATGAGCCAGAAGGACATGGAACAGCTGTTCTCCCAATATGGCCGCATTATCACATCCCGCATCCTAGTGGACCAAGTTACAG CAGGCATATCGCGAGGAGTGGGCTTCATCCGGTTTGACAAGCGAAATGAGGCAGAGGAGGCCATCAAAGGTCTGAATGGGCAGAAGCCCTTGGGTGCTGCTGAGCCCATCACTGTCAAGTTCGCCAACAACCCCAGCCAGAAGACAGGCCAGGCCTTACTGACCCAGCTGTACCAGACTGCTGCCCGCCGCTATACAGGCCCCTTGCACCACCAAACTCAGCGTTTCAG ttctccctctcttctccccagATTCTCCCCGATCACCATTGACAGCATGACCAGCCTGGCTGGGGTCAACCTGACTGGGCCAACTGGAGCTGGCTGGTGCATCTTTGTGTACAACCTGTCCCCCGAGGCGGACGAGAGCGTCCTGTGGCAGCTCTTCGGGCCCTTCGGTGCTGTCACTAACGTCAAGGTCATCCGTGACTTCACCACCAACAAATGTAAGGGCTTTGGCTTTGTCACCATGACCAACTACGATGAAGCTGCCATGGCCATCGCTAGCCTCAACGGCTACCGCCTGGGCGACCGCGTGCTGCAGGTTTCCTTCAAGACCAGCAAGCAGCACAAGGcctga